The genomic interval CATACTTTTTAATCACTGTATCATCCAGTAGGTCGATTTTGTTTTGCACCAGAACAGTGGGAATGTCTCCAACCTCCATCTCCACCTTCTCCCTCCAGCTGCTGATGGCCTCGAAAGACTCTCGGTCAGTGGTGGAGAAGACCAGCACGCAGGCCTGAGCACCTGCAGACACACAAATGTTACCCCTCAACCTACACAGAGCTGTCTTTGTCAGAGTACTGAACAGCACACAtggaggcagtcgtgggctggaggttagggaaccagccttgtcaccggaaggtcaccagttcggtcccctgagccgacagtacatgactgaagtgcccttgagcaagacacctgaccccaactgctcccttgGCACCGTGGATAAGTGTTTCACTGCAAAGGTAAAATTTCCTTTcctgggactaataagggtctactactactactactactactactactactactactactactacagtaATTAACTCCAGCAGACACATGCAATgccataacaacaacaataattaaaaaagagACCGCacatcactttttcttttcaaatactGATCTTGATGCCTTCAAGTACTGGCCGATACTAATAGTTCTCAAAAACTACCAAGCTTTAAAAGGTTTTAAGCGCAATCCCATATCTTATTTTTGTCACTTCGCCCCTTGGAACAgagttataaataaaaaaaagagcattacttcatttaCAGCTGCTAGTACTGCTGTAAGCGACCCAGTCCATCATCAGTGACAGAGGAGGGTAAaatgctgggctttagttacatttaggaacTGGGCCTTAAGATGATAATCTAAAAGTAGGCTATGACGCTGAAATGACTCTGTCACTGTTAACCCCactacacagctaacatcacatcacacaataCAAGTGAGTGCTGTTTCAGggtagatttgttacaggattggacCACATTCATTCCTGCCCAGGACTtagaacactgtaaaaagtggctcatcagtcccaccttaaaaaaaaaaaaaaaaaaaaaaaaaaaaaatttcatgtagtaacaagtaaattaactagttttattcaacagaAATAAATAGTCTGAATTAATGATTCTTTCAATCAATGTagtttttaagttgaataaaactagttgaATTGCTTCTTACTGCATGAAGTCCTTTTTTGGGTAGATCTgacgagccactttttacagtgtactagGTCCTGTGTATCTGCTTCATCTATAATCTCATGTAGCACATTTGATTCAACTCATTAACTAAGTAAACTCTTCATACAGCATGTATACTGTAAAACTGGTAACTTAAAAgtttacttcatgtggtaacaataaaatgaaatggttttaaatcaacacaaatactttaaataaaatgtcagcccacacaagttgaataaaactactttAATATTacttgttactacatgaagtattctttttaggttgaactgacaaaGCCTTTAATTACAGTTTAGAGGAGGGagaacacaaaaatgtgcagggcatGGGACTGGGATTCAGAACCCCTGCTTTAATCAACAAAAAAACTACATGCTAATTAACAACTGTGTGCTTCACTATATTTTTCAGCATGTAGTCATCAAATGCTCAGGCTTCACAGTGGAGAAGAACCCCattctctgctttaactcaccTCGGTAGTAGGCTTTAGTGATGGCATCAAACTCCTCCTGACCCGCAGTGTCCCACAACATCAACCTCACATCCTCATCATTTACTCTGAAATACACATAAAACAGGTGATTTAATCAgcaaatatattatatttattagcgGGGCAAAAAACAGCAGCCTGAGCCCCGACAGCCCACGTCACTGTGAATAATCTAATAATGGAATATTAGAATAATCTAATATAAGTTCCCAAGTAGCGCAACCACCTAAGCGTTGGctccatcatcaggagatcgtgtgttcgatccctggtgatgctacagccgtccatagcctggagtccaagagagcacaactggcctcggtctctctgggtgggtaggatttTGTTTGCAGGCATGAACACTTCCCTTTTCTCCAGTAGATACTATGATGTATGTGAGCCTCACTGACCACTGTGGTATAACTTTTAACATGTTACTGCATAAATACCATCTTTAAATGGAAGCGCAAGTATTGCTTTGAACATACTACCTTAAATCTACACTGCTTTTGGGAAACTTcctaaaaaacatttcacatacaaAACATGTGGCAGcctaaagataataataataataataataataataataataataataataaaaataataaatttaatttaaaagcgcctttctcgacactcaaggacactgtacaaaatgtagggttataagaaagaaagaaagaaaaaaccaaaaacaaaaaaaaaacaaaaaaaaaaaaacagagtagGCTCATTTGAACAGGTGAGTTTTAAGACTTGatttgaaaagaggaaaagagtcaaTGTTACGGATGTCAGGTGGGAGggagttccagagtttgggagcaGAGCGGCTGAAAGCTCTGCACCCCATGGTAGTCAGACGAGCAGAAGGTACAGAGAGATGAATGGAAGAGGAGGATCTGAGCGAGCGAGTAGAAGTTGCGATTTGGAGAAGATTTGACAGATAAGGGGGGGCAAGATTATGTATGGCCTTAAATGTGTGGAGGAGAATTTTGTATTTGATCCTATATTTcacagggagccagtggagctgttgaaggacaggTGTAATGTGACGGAATGAAGGAGTTTTAGTGATAATAcgggcagctgcattctgaaccagctgAAGCTTATGGAGGGATTTATGAGGAAGGccaaagagaagagaattaCAGTAGTCAATGCGGGATGTAACAAGACTATGAACTAGAATAGATGCAGTATGGGGGGTGAGGGAAGGGCGTAGATGATTCATGTTACGCAGATGGAAATACGCAGACCGGGTTACATTACTAATGTGAGAGCGGAAAGATACAGTTATCTAAGATGACACCCAAGCTCTTAACCTGAGGTGAGGGGGAGACTAATGTACTGTCAATTTGGATAGAGGAAATATCCACTTTTGATAATATGGATTTGGAacaaaatttcagttttattactGTTAAGTTTTAGGAAATTAGAGGTGAACCAGGATTTTatttcagataaacagttgGAAAGGGAAGAGGGCGGGAACAAAGTACTTAGTTTACTAGAtagatagagctgggtgtcatctgcatagcagtggaaatggaTGTTGAAAGAGCGAAAAATATTGCCAAGGGGCAGAAGGTAAATGATGAAAAGTAGGGGCCCCAGGACAGAGCCCTGGGGTACACCAGAGGAAACAGGGGAAGACTGAGACCTGAAAGATTTGAGTTGAATGAACTGAGTGCGGCCTGAGAGATAGGAATGAAACCAGTCGAGTGCGATATGATTAATGCCAATGGAAGATAGTCTGTTAAGGAGGATAGTATGAGAAATAGTGTCGAAGGCTGCGCTCAGATCTAGAAGAATGAGAATGGAAAATAAACCAGAATCAGCTGCCATGAGAAGGTCATTAGTGAtcttaagaagagccatttctGTGCTATGGAGGGGGCGAAAACCAGACTGGAATTGTTCATAGAGACAATTTTCGGATAGGTAGGAATGAATTTGAGTAGCAATAACTTTTTCAAgtattttggaaatgaaaggGAGGTTAGAAATCGGGCGAAGGTTATTAAAGTTGTTGGGGTCTGAGCCAGGTTTTTTCAGAATAGGAGTGATAGCAGCCGTTTTGAAGGGCGTAGGAACAATTCCACTAGTGAGTGAGGTATGAATAATGGCAGTTATGAGGGGGAGCAGAGAGGAAAGACCATATTTAACTAAGACTGTAGGGAAAGGATCAAGCTGACATGTAGAAGGTTTTGATTTGCTAATGAGATCAGAAATGACAGATGCATCTGGAAGCTGAAAACAGGAGAGAGACTGACTATgtgaaagaggtagagagaaggagagaggctGTGGATCAGGACAGATGTTCTGGTGGATTTTATAAATTTTCTCACTAAAAAACGACATTAAAGCATTACAAGTATCAGTTGAGTAAAAGTGGGAAGGTAGGAAGGATTTGGGTTGGAAGAGTTTGTTGACTAGATAGAACAGTGTTTTGGTGTTCCCTTCACTAGAGTTAATTAGACCAGAGTAATAGGAGGATTTAGTTTGAACAATTACATCCTTATACTGcaatatgtgtgttttgtgcatttCTTTGTGGATGGTAAGACCAGATTTTCTATAGAGTCGCTCGAGCTGACGAGCTTTAGCTTTCATTAGCCGTAGTTTAGGGGTATACCAGGGGGCAGAATGAGTGAAGGAAACAGGGCGAGTTTTCACAGGAGCAAGAGAGTTGAGAATATAGGTTAAACTATTGTTATAGTGGTCAACAAGTTCATCAAGCGAAGATGAGCTGTCCAGTTTCAGAATATTGTCCAGGCTGGAGGTGAGGACATCCTTATCAATGTCTTTGATGTTCCTAAATGAGATGAGACGTGATTGCTTGGTTATGGAGAGACATAGTGTAATGTTAAATGAGAGGAGGAAATGATCAGTAACATGAACTTCATCAGCTGCACAATTAGACGGAGTGAGACCGGAACAACAGATTAAGTCCAGTGTATGTCCTTTTATGTGGGTAGGAAAATCGATGTACTGATTAAATCCAAAATTCTCCAGGCAGGATGAGAAGTCTTTGGTGAGAGGGAGATTACTGCAGTCCATGTGGATATTGAAATCCCCCAGCAATATTACATTAGGTGAGAGAGTAGATAAATGAGTGAGTAGAGAGGCAAAATCAGTTAGGAAGTCATTATGTGGCTTAGGAGGACGGTAGACTGTAGCGATGATGGTAGGAGAGGGTCCAGGCACTTCACATGCTAAACATTCCAGAGAACTGAAAGCAGGCACAGATACAGGGAGGACTGTAGTGTGAAGTACAGTATTGCGAGACCTCCTCCGCGACCTACTCCACGGGGTTGACAAACGTAAACAAACCCAGGAGGAGTGGAGTCGTTGAGTTGTGAAAAGTCGTTAGGTTGTTGCCAGGTttcagatagacagagaaagtCAAGCTTGCGCTCAGTGAGGAGATCTTGAATGAGATGTCCCTTGTTTGTGAGTGAGCGGATGTTGAGAAGACCGAAGTTGAcggtagtgtagtggtgtttgGCCGTAGCATTAGCTGATCTGGCTAAGCTAGCAAGCACGCTGTGGTTAACACGCCGGCCGGTATTCCTGCGAGGGCGACAGGTGGTGGACCAGAATGATGGAATTTCAGTAGAACTATTTTCAACACGGAAAATCCGGCGAGACCCACGATGAATGTATCTTGGGCGAGGCAGAAAAGCAATGTCCGGGTGAAAATGCAGCACTGCTGACGGAGGCTCATACCGGAGATAACGCAGCCGGAGAAGTTCAGCAGCGGTGTATTGGAACTGACCTGTCGCAGGTTCGCAGAAGAGCGACAGGACAATCCAAACAATCGCAAACCAGGCAAACAACTGGCTCGCCCACATTGTAGAGCACCAGATAGATACCGTGttgatgagacgacactaaattcccaaactttGTTGAACATAGAGAGACAAGTCCACCGATAGTGGAGAGTATATGCACCAAAAAGTATCGCAAAGGGAAAGAAAAGcaaccaaagaaaaacaaaacaccggCGAGTAGCGGCAGCCAAACACGCACAGCGTACACTCAGACCGGAAGCAAAAGTCAAAAGTCTCAGATGTGAGTGAAGCTGTGATATGTGAAGCTGTGGGGTCTTATAGGTCAGGGGGGAGGTGCTACAATAGCCTCCGGAGACAAAATCAGATAAATAGAATTATTAGAAgtctttctgcttctgctgtGCGTGTCGTAATATTCACTGAGGCAAAATAGAGACATTTTGTAATTACACTAAATCTGGATGGGCTTGGAATGATTGGCAATCAGTGGAATCTATAATAGGTTTATATGCCTGTGGATctggggccgtattacagaaatcttaagatctgacaggtcatgTTTGTTACCTAGTGTGGACAAGGGGGCATGGCCGGGCATCGAATGCGGGACAGAGAAGCCGGTCAGGCTGAACCAGCAGGCATCAGTAGCTGATGATGCTCACTtgtgccttgtttctgccagcctacttaTATACATCTCTTCCTTCAGTAGACGGCAGAGcccagagaaagaaggagaccCCGTGAAGGTGCAAGAGCAGAAGCTCTCCGAACCGACGAGCTGAGCGAAGAGAAAGTGGACTGAAAAGTCCCCCACGACTCAGGCCTTATTTTTGCAGGCTGAAAAGCCAAGTGTTATtttgtttcaaaataaaataaagctctctGCCTTCACCCCCTGCCCCCGGTGCCTTTCCTTCCCCTCACCGTTCAGATCCATTACACCTAGCAACCAACCATCCGCGCAGAGCTGAAACAAACGTAatggtaaaaacaaaacaaacaaacaaaaaaaaaaaaactaatactAGCTACCGTTACTACTgcaaaaagtcaaacaaaaataaagcgCTATATATGTAAAGTTATGAATACTGTGAGAGCgcaccctgctgtttatcagagcatcgcTGCTCTCCAGTTTAttttcccaaacactttagctGAGCACATGTTATTtatcctaataaacagacacacgttcagctttCAATATTTTCTCTGAtgagttttcatcaacattaacacctGAAAGTAATAAGAGGGGTCGGTGGAGTTCGTGTGGAGtttttggatggatggatggagggaaattgcagtctttcagtagcaagacatacagtactgtgcgaaggttttaggcctctaagcaaatttttaaacaatttatcccagcagtgagtttatcacaatatacacaagaataaagtcacattcataattcaaataaacataaaacaataaaaaataagaatttcttgggtACATATTTTCCcatgacaccttcacagccaccacagagacctgttaatatcatcaattacatcataaGCAAaatttaatgattaatgattaaattaatttaatttggtcaaaccaggagttgctttttaactacatataatactgggcctcctcgaggagaggtttgaaaatggttaaacaaacacactaacatcactatttattatttatatgattatatacatataatcattattaattaatatgctataatatttgaataaacaaaatttaaacacaaataagcacatcctacaaataaacagattttgaaaatctgtcttgggtgcctaagactttcacacagtactgtataattacacaaacttacataaactatgcagagaaatacaaaatagaaataaatctacacAAAAGTTGAAGTACAAGagtattaaaataaagtataaaagtatatctgtttacatttttacatgacataTGGGACAGATTCGCTgtgtttacaagacagcaggcactgagtggtatgaggtagtctaacagcataatatatattataaatattatagacgtatatatgtacatattataGACAACTAACTCGGAGTTGCATCAAAattgtagtgtaaagtgcatagtgaaaagtgtctattgcacagtgtgtattaactgaagaggagatacagtgatgtggctcagctcagttcagatACCAGGAGATCATTACCTTCTCTGCAGtaaacactgttagaaaaaacCCTCATAAATCAAAGCACTGTTTCCAGGGTGGTTAAATGTAACATCATTATGCCAGTTATAGTGAACTGTGCTGTCTGTCACTGCATAAAATGATAGCAACAGATGGTTAAGCAGAAGTTAAGACTCCTCGGGGGTTTATAAACCAGTATTTAGGagatttagtctagttaggatgtttctataatactgttttcttttctggagttaatgataagattatgaacttaagaactgttgttctgtaagagcttctgtcctaaattcagtcctaactaaAGTGGTCATACTGATTAAACAGATAAGACTTCAGACTTAATGTTTCTACAACACTTCCTAATGCAGGGTTTTAAGGCCCAAATCCTACATTTTTCCACTTATAACACTTGTGTAGTTtttttgtaccaaaaacagtcataattcattttaacattttgactATTTTCCAACATCTATTTATCCCTTAACGTTACACTCTGTTCTGATAGGTTGCCCTGTATAGTCCCACTTTCAGGAAGCAGTCGAGGCTGAAACATGTCTTATAACTTTGTTCAGGAACACAGTTTTGATGTTTCTCTGAGGAGCTTGAAACTTGTGTCTCGCAAGTCTTCAAGTCTGTTTAGTCACTGATGTTTTATGAGTAAATAATTTAAAGAAGTTAATTTGCCATAAATGTTTTCAtgtgcatatcgctgttgtcgaaacaaaaccttgtatctctgtttttgttgtttttaaatttttgacctaatttaaaAGTACCTGTTGCCCTATACATtgtgtttcatgatgaatggaccaaaagaaacggcaaACCAAAAGTTCcactgacttatattaaaagcaggttttttccttctcctgtaaagttaccattttggatgaggttttgttccgacagcagtgatatataagtaaaaataaagatgaaacatcctctacagggaacacaaatgtcttttttctGCTGAATTTACTGCACATTTCTaaacttaaccccttaaatagtCAGGGTCACCAGTGGGGCCCAAAGTATAACACAAAGAATTAAACACTTCTATAatataagaatagctcaaccagtttgaaCTGAAGTAtctgtggttactgaataagaagccttagtatgtaataaaactgggattttaaagggttaaatatgccattttctgCACAAATATGTTTCAGGATGTGTTAACAACAAATCAACATGTCATTTAACTAACAAGTATTCAAACTTGTGCCTTTATTTACTACACTAAATCACTCAATGACTTACAGCAACCAGTTCTTTTCTCTTTGTTACAGTCACATTTATCACCTTAGTTCGCCTAGTATTACTTTTCATCCTCTCTACTTGTCAGAAAAGACGTGCCCCCCTGGCAATATTACAATAGACCCATATGTATCCAAAGCTACCCAAATAGCAGCACAGACTGGAAACCCAAGCATTCAATGAGTAATGAGGGGTGCAAAGCATCCATAAAATCCATAAAAACCCATAAAATCCCAGAGGAGAGAAATATTCTAAATGAGCTCTCCTTTTGATCAGATGTACTTCTCCCAGACACAATTAAGGCCAGTGtgaaatcagagtgagactgtttattaaaatgtggctcctgagaaataaaactcaaaactacaggcttacaatttactgctgaaagccaaaaatattAGATGctctttgaattttttttattttataaaaactcattttacaGAGCTGATCACAAAAGAGACGCCATCTGAGATCCAGCttatagctcagatttgtggaaaaatgggtcgactttcagcagaaaaaaaaaagaaaaaaaagttcaacTTCTTTTATTATACAGTTTTAAAACTGGGGGTTTAggagaaacattattttaataactCCTTTCTGAAATCATAAATATAATATTGAGATCTGATTTATTTCTCTGAGACAATCTTAAAAAACAAGAGTGAGTGCACAGAAAGATACTTACACTATTTGCCTTTCCAGGAAATCGACACCAATGGTCTTTTTGTAGTCCTTGGTGAAAATGCCCTTGCAGTATCTTTGGATCATGCTCGACTTTCCTACAGCGCCGTTGCCCACGACCACCACCTTGATGGCCACTTCCATATCCTCTTCCAGCATGGCTGCAATCTGAGCAGGAAAGCCTGCAACTTCGTGCTCCCTTTGACTTGGATTAGAGTCGGGTCACTCGAGATCTTGCCTgtgtttgttaaaaataaataaataaaagtctgtAAGTGCTCCAGCAGACAAGAATACAACACAGACTGGCACACAGAAAAGGAAGGTTGAAggagtgtttaaaaaaaaaaaaaaatcttcaaatttAACGATTTCTCTCTACAAACGAAGATCAGAATCAGTACTGAATGAGCGCCGCGATGAAAAGGAAAAATTATGCAAGCTGATGTCCTGAGTCCTCAGATATTTAGGGTGAGCCATTCCCTGTATAACTGTTCTTTCCACCGAGGGACCCAGCTGTCTGCCCACATGAGGGGTGTAGGCCACATGGCATGGTTACATGGTTTCTACTGCTGAGTTCATATTCCAGACAATTCTGATGCCTCGAGATGGGCATTTGGAGAACATGGGGTAACTACAAAAAAGGACGTCATCTAACAGCCCAAAAAGATTTTGATGTAACCTGTAAACATTActgtacactgtcagaaatgaaggttctgttcaagTAAATTTTTCCTTCACCAAGGTACAAactatgtaaatgttccctcaaagataCAGAAGTGGTTTTAAGATCTGATTGTGAACTTTAAGTACATTTCCcaaggtgaaaagtttgtatttatGCCTTTTCATAAGCGAATGTcttcattgaaatgatattttctccACACActccgtctcgcctccaggcgtttttattttattgctttgctttaaaacattcagttatgaaaaaggtacaaattctaacttttcacctggaaacaCTGATTTAAGGTTTACAagcagaccttaaaaccactgctgtacctttcaggaaacatttacattgtttgtatctttatgaatgaaaaatgtacctgcgcaGAACCTTTACTTCTGACAGTGTTCCCATGTTACCACGCgatgtttgtaatgtttatgactGATTCAGACAAGATAAGCAATCTCAGGATAGATAACAGAAATGGTTGTGGTTACTTGATTTACACAGTGCtgtcaaaatattaaatttagCCATTACCTCTTTTACCATAACCATCAACCTAGCTTTCTTAAAGggtcattttcaaaatttttgcataattaaatcaaacaaaatcattcagagtggtttgatgtgatacACTCTGGTCCAGTGATGCACTCTGGTCCAATGAAATGTACAGGCTTAAAACTGTTCACAACAGTGATGAAGttgttataaatataaaaagtttTGAGATACTTTGtcataaaacaaatacaattttacatacatacatat from Pygocentrus nattereri isolate fPygNat1 chromosome 5, fPygNat1.pri, whole genome shotgun sequence carries:
- the rab23 gene encoding ras-related protein Rab-23, coding for MLEEDMEVAIKVVVVGNGAVGKSSMIQRYCKGIFTKDYKKTIGVDFLERQIVVNDEDVRLMLWDTAGQEEFDAITKAYYRGAQACVLVFSTTDRESFEAISSWREKVEMEVGDIPTVLVQNKIDLLDDTVIKNEEAEGLAKKLKLRFYRASVKEDLNVNEVFKYLAEKYLQRLKQQTAEDPEVVHTSSNKIGVFNTTSGNHPNHNSSDLNGREVINLRPNKQRTKKNKIPFGSCTLL